From Dechloromonas sp. A34:
AGCGCCAGACGATGGGCGCATACATTGCATCGGCCACCGAAAAGTCACCGAACAGGTACGGTCCGCTGTCCGTGGCAAAACGGCTACGCGCCTCTTCCCAGATTTCGACCACCCGGTCGATGTCGCGCTGCACTTCTGGCGCCGCCGGCTTGCCCTTGAGCTTGAACTTGAGGTTCATCGGCATCGCCGTGCGCAGCTGTGCAAAGCCGGCATGCATCTCGGCCGAAATGCTGCGCGCCCTGGCCCGGGCCTTCGGATCGGCCGGCCACATCGCCGGGTAGCGCTCGGCCAGGAACTCGGCAATCGCAATGCTCTCCCAGACCTGGAAACCGTCTTCATGCAGGCTGGGGACGCGGGCATTGCCGGCCAGCGGCTTGAGCGCCGGGTTGTAGTCGCGCCCGGCCACCGACACCATGTGCTCGGCAAAGGGCACGCCGAAATGCTTCATCAGCAGCCAGGGCCGCAAGGACCAGGAAGAGTAGTTCTTGTTACCGATATAGAGATCGAACATCAGAGAGTCCTCGCATGAAGTGAAGTTTTGGCCGGCGACTGGCCGATCAGTTCAAGATTACGAAACGGTAGGATGCCATGCCATTGGCCGAAGGGCTGCCGGCAATCCACCGGTTCGATGGCCAGCACGCCGCTGCCTTCGATCAGGATGCGGCCTTTCGGACAGCGGGCGCGCTGGCCGGCCTTGAGGTCGTGATCAACCCCTTCGACCCCGGCGGTCAGCCAAAGCTCCCCTTGTTCGCAGGCAATCGCGAATTCGCGGTCGCCATCCAGCCGCAGGATTTCACCGGGGTAGAGCAACAAACGGGCATATGTAACCATGGCTATCATCCATAAAACATGGCCACAATATACTCCGCCGCCCAGCAAGGAAAAAGCGATTTGCTTTCCGGTTAAGCGTTAGAATTTCTAACATGGAAAACCTGCCACCCATGCCCGCCCTGCGCGCCTTCGAAGCGGTTGCCCGCCTGGGCAGCGTCGTTCAGGCAGCCGACGAGCTGCATGTCACGCACGGCGCGGTCAGCCAGCAGTTGCGTTCGCTCGAGGACTATCTCGGCCTCAGCCTGTTCACCCGCGCCGGCAAGCGCCTGAACATTACCGAAGACGGCCGCATCTACGCCCTGCGCCTACGCATGGCGCTCAAGGACATTTCCGCCGCCACTACCGATGTGCTCTCGCTGCCCCGCGCCGACGAGCTGATCATCGCCATCCTGCCCTCCTTCGGCGCCAACTGGCTGGTTCGCCGCCTGCCGCGCTTTCTGGCGGCGCACCCCGATCTCAAGCTGACTTTGCGGGCCAGCCTCGAAGTCATCGATTTCGCGGTCGACCGAGTCGATGCCGCGATCCGCATGGGGCCCGGCGGCTGGGAAGGCACTTCGCAGACCCAGCTATTCATTGACCAACTGGTCGCCGTCGCCGCCCCCGGCTTCAATGGCGGCAACCTGCCGCAGACGCCGGGAGAGATCCTCGCCGCGCCGCTGATCCGCTCGGTCGAAAGCTGGAGTAACTGGATCGCCGCCGCCGGCCTGCCGGAAACCCCGCTCGGCGGACCGGTCTATAGCGATTCCAACCTGGTCATCGAAGCCCTGCGCCAGGGCCAAGGGGTCAGCCTGACCCGCCGTTCGCTGGTGCACGACGCGCTGCAGCGCGGCGAACTGGTCCTGCTCTCGAATATCACCGTGCCCTACCAGAACCCCTACTGGCTGGTCTGGCCCATGCGCAGCCACGGCACTGCCAAGCTGCTGGCCTTTAGCGACTGGTTGCAGGCCGAAGTCCGCAACTATCTCGCCGAAATGGGCTCTGCGCAACAGCCACCGGACGCCAGAATGAACCCAATCACCCCAGCCGGAGCAATCGAATGAGCCATGCCAAATCGTGCGAAGTCGCACTCGCCGTCAAGACCACCCCGGAACTGCTCGCCGCACTCGACGCGCTACGTCAGGGCTGGAAAACCGATCCCGCCAGCGTGCCAAAAGGCCTCTCCTGCTCGGAGTCGAAGGAGGGTCAGTTCGTCGCGGTCGCCGCTGAATCGGCTTTCGTCACCCTGCCCGGCGCCTGCGTCATCAAAGGCATCGGCGCCATCGAACTGGCCGGCTCGGGCCGGCTTTCGAAGAAGGCGTCAACTCGAAAAGCCTGATCCTGAAGGCGACGCCAGACGGCTGGACATTCTCGGTCAAGTTCATGCAGCCGATCATCCGCAAGCGGAACATCAAGTAACCAAGGCTGAATCTTCCGGCACCCGCCTTGATCGAACTCAGCCCTTCTCGGTGCAGCTTGGTTATGCCGCGGCCGCCCAGCCCGGATGCTGTCGCTCGAGACTCCGAATTTCGCCATTCAGTGCCACTTGCTGGCCGGCCGTGAGCATGCGCTGACCACCGTGCCACTCGTGGCTCACGCCATTGGCCGGCACTCCAGCGCGATGCAGAGCATTGGCCACGGAGCGCAGATCCGCTTCCTCGATGCGCCGACCGTCGCTCAACGCAGCAACAAACCCGCCCCCACATCCCATCACGTTCGCAGAAATAGTCATAACCACCTCGCTCCAATATTCGATTGGGTGCCTTATGCCATCAAGGGATTACGCCCGCACGCGACGAGGGGGTTCGGATGGAGGCCTGCCTGTGGCGGCGTTCGCGATCCGGTTTTTCTCCGAGCTTCGGTGCAGTGCTGATTTGCCTTGGTACCACAAAGACAAAAGCTGGCACTAGCTACCGGTACATCGTCGGACGATCCTGGCCATGTCGTCCCGGCTCTGATCAAGCATGGTGTCGGTGATCGCACCGTAACCATGCTCGTGAATCATCCGGCCCAGCAGATGATTGAAGACCGCGCGCTCGACACGCGACCAAGCCTTGGCGCGGTCGACCGGAAATACGCGATTGGCGCGCTGGATAAACTGTTCATGTGTCTCGCCGGAATAAACACCATACATCTCGGAATGCATGAAATCCTCCTTTGGTTACCAGTTTTATCTCTATTTTTCTCGGTTGGGGCTGGGGTGTTAATGGCTGCACCTTGCGGTACAGCCACTTGAATCAAGCTCAGGCGGCCATTTTCTGGACCAGCGTAGCTGACTTGCCGACGCGTTTTTCACCGGAAACAGCTTTGGCTGCACCCAACTGCTCGTTGAGCGAGGTGGAAATCAGCTTCTGCAGTTCGGCCGACTGGTCTTGCAGCAGGCGCAGGGATGCGGTCTGGTAGTCGCTAGCGGCGAGCACGACATCGCGCGTCGATTCGATCGAACTGCGCACCGCGTCCTGGAATTCCTCAGCCCATTGCTCGGGGTCCTGGCTAAAACTCCGCTCAGTACATGCCGCCTTCAACTGCTGGCTGGTGCGACCGATAAAATCTTGCGTGTGGTCCAGATTCAGGGAAACGAATTTTTCAAAACCGGTGAGCGCCTGGGTGCCCAGCTTCCGCGAAAGTTCGATGCCCTGAAATAACAAATCAAGTTGTTGCTGCATAGTCTCTTACTCTCTTTTGATATGGGGGATACAACATCCACTCTAACCATTGGATTTAGTCAGGATGTTGGATTGAATATTCCCACCACCCATGCCTAGGCAATATCGGAAGAATGCGCGACAACTGTCGGATATTGTCTCGACTCGTGTAGGAATTCGCGAAGCTACCCGACTCTTGATTCAGTCGAGCTTGTGTTCCATCACGTAGCGGGTCAGTTCGGCGTTGGACTGGACACCCAGTTTTTCCAGTATTCGCGACCGATAGGTACTGACCGTCTTGACGCTGACGAACAGCGTCTCGCCGATTTTGGTCAGCGAAACCCCCTTGCTGAGCAGAAGCAAGACCTCCATCTCGCGCTTCGAAAGCGCTTCGTGCGGCGGCCGCGGCCCGGCCGATGCCAGGCCGGACAGCAACTTTTCAGCGAGCGTCGGGCTGACATAGCGGGCGCCGTCCACCACCGTGCGAATCGCCGTCAGCATCTGATGCGGCGGGCTGTCCTTGTTGAGATAGCCGGAGGCACCGGCATCGAGGGCGGGAATGGCGAATTCGGCCTCCGAGAACATGCTGAAGATCAGCACCGGCATCTCGGGGCGGACGCGCTTGATCCGCTTGAGAACCTCGAGCCCGTTGAGGTCCGGCAATGCCATGTCGAGCAGGACCAGATCCCAGTCACCCTTATGCACCAGGGCGAGCGCTTCCGCCCCGCTGGCGGCCTCGGCGGTAATTTCGAGATCCCCGGTATCGGCCAGAAATTGGCGCAGGCCGAAACGCACCACCGCGTGGTCATCAACAATCAATATCCGTTTCATCATTTGCTTTCCTGTCTTCTTTGCCGTCTTCGAGGGGAATTCGCAAGCTCAGGCATGTTCCGGCATCCGGCAGGCCGGTGATGGAAAGCTGACCGCCCAGGTACTGAGCACGTTCGCGCATGCCGATCAA
This genomic window contains:
- a CDS encoding glutathione S-transferase, with the protein product MFDLYIGNKNYSSWSLRPWLLMKHFGVPFAEHMVSVAGRDYNPALKPLAGNARVPSLHEDGFQVWESIAIAEFLAERYPAMWPADPKARARARSISAEMHAGFAQLRTAMPMNLKFKLKGKPAAPEVQRDIDRVVEIWEEARSRFATDSGPYLFGDFSVADAMYAPIVWRFHVYNVDLPPVAATYRDAMLSHPAMREWYAAGIGEHEAHAHYDKLADEYGGPR
- a CDS encoding DUF2917 domain-containing protein; amino-acid sequence: MVTYARLLLYPGEILRLDGDREFAIACEQGELWLTAGVEGVDHDLKAGQRARCPKGRILIEGSGVLAIEPVDCRQPFGQWHGILPFRNLELIGQSPAKTSLHARTL
- a CDS encoding LysR substrate-binding domain-containing protein, producing MENLPPMPALRAFEAVARLGSVVQAADELHVTHGAVSQQLRSLEDYLGLSLFTRAGKRLNITEDGRIYALRLRMALKDISAATTDVLSLPRADELIIAILPSFGANWLVRRLPRFLAAHPDLKLTLRASLEVIDFAVDRVDAAIRMGPGGWEGTSQTQLFIDQLVAVAAPGFNGGNLPQTPGEILAAPLIRSVESWSNWIAAAGLPETPLGGPVYSDSNLVIEALRQGQGVSLTRRSLVHDALQRGELVLLSNITVPYQNPYWLVWPMRSHGTAKLLAFSDWLQAEVRNYLAEMGSAQQPPDARMNPITPAGAIE
- a CDS encoding phasin family protein, coding for MQQQLDLLFQGIELSRKLGTQALTGFEKFVSLNLDHTQDFIGRTSQQLKAACTERSFSQDPEQWAEEFQDAVRSSIESTRDVVLAASDYQTASLRLLQDQSAELQKLISTSLNEQLGAAKAVSGEKRVGKSATLVQKMAA
- a CDS encoding response regulator transcription factor, which produces MMKRILIVDDHAVVRFGLRQFLADTGDLEITAEAASGAEALALVHKGDWDLVLLDMALPDLNGLEVLKRIKRVRPEMPVLIFSMFSEAEFAIPALDAGASGYLNKDSPPHQMLTAIRTVVDGARYVSPTLAEKLLSGLASAGPRPPHEALSKREMEVLLLLSKGVSLTKIGETLFVSVKTVSTYRSRILEKLGVQSNAELTRYVMEHKLD